The Lates calcarifer isolate ASB-BC8 linkage group LG24, TLL_Latcal_v3, whole genome shotgun sequence sequence CAGAAAATCTTCCCAATGATAGAAGTAGTTTTTGATTTAATACTGACCTGAAAGCAGGTTCAGTCCCATCCAGCCAGCGCCACAcgttctcctcctccctgtcgGTCAGACCCATCCAAAAGTACCCTTTCCCAAAGGTCTGCTTCTTTAGCCATTTCTGAGGTCACACAAGAACAGAAAAAGTACTGAGTCATTAACTAAGAAGTTACCTCACACATTTCAGAGCAATGATGAAACTTCACTTCCAGTAAATAGGTCAGATTTATGGCTTTCATTGGTTGTTAagggacaaaaacacaatcacaatTAGTCACCTGTTCCTCCATGTCATTGATGATCAACAGTGAAGCAGAGTTTAtttcacatgttgtttttgcatCATCAAAACTGTGCAGGTCTTTGGAGAAAAAGTAGCACTTGTCTCTGTAGTTTACCCAATCGACAGGGCAACCTACAAAACATTGAGCGATtgcattaaataaatcaaagctGACTCAGTGCATTATTTCAGGATCTCAGAAGTGTTcaaatataaaatctgaaatagAAGTTAGCCTCACCAGGAGCCCATAGCGTAGGAGCTACTGCCtcatcctgcagagacacagggCGCATAGAGATTACTTGCCCCCGATATGGGATTCCTGGTTGCCCTGGTGGTCCTGGTGGCCCTGGAGGCCCCACTGGTCCCGGCAGTCCCCTTGGCCCCTGCTCTCCAGCTGGTCCCACCGAGCCTCTGATTCCCGGTGGGCCCTGTGCCCCCTGGGGGCCAGGCTGTCCATCTCTTCCTGGTAAACCAGCAGTACCTGGCTCTCCTTTAGCTCCAGGAGGTCCCGCCCTGCCCCCTGACCCTCGGGAGCCCTTGGACCCGGGGCTGCCAGGTGCGCCGGGTATACCTTTCAATCCTGGCAGACCCGGTGGTCCTGGAATACCCTGCTCTCCTCTGGGTCCTCGTATCCCTGGACCACccttttcccctttctctcccttttgACCAGGCTGACCAGGTGGTCCCTGAGGTCCTTTGTCCCCTCTTGGCCCTCTGGGACCAGGAGGACCTGAAACATAAAACATACTATTGTTTAACAATAGTTAAACAAACTTTAaagtattattttttaaagaatattgGCACCTTTtggaaaaaatgtttatttgctttcttgataAGAATTAAATTTGTTAcccactgtttccagtctttatgctaaactaagctaactggctgctagctctagcttcatatttactgtaccaCAAACAAGAGTGGTACTCATCAAGTCTTTACAAGTAAGCAAATACCTGTAtttatcaaaatgtcaaacgCACACTGAAGCCATACAGCCCCTCACCCTGTAAAATAGTGAAGTTGGTTATTAGCTGTGAGTGCTTGGTGTCCACCAGTTTCATCTCCTCCATGACAAAAGAGAGGTTGGTGACCTCCTTGTCCAGACGTGctgccagctcctcctgctgggACCTCAGGCTGGCTGCATCTGTCCTCACATCTGTCACGCTGTTGTTGAGGTTTAACAAGAAGTCTGAGTGACGGCCGACTGTCTCGGAACAAGTGCGCAGCCCGTTCAGGTTAATGTTGATGGCACCCAGGAGCTGGGTGGTGAAGCTGATGTTGCCGGTTACGCGGTCCATACTCTGCTCCGTCTCATCCAGCCGCACCTCCAGCCGGTCAAACTTGGTGGACGTGAGGTTGCCGAAGTCCCTCTGCTGGTCCATAATCTCCCTCAAGGTCTGGTCGTGAGCGTCAGCCAGGCTGCTGGTGTTCTGGAGCTGGCTGGCCATGTAAGTGAGCTGTGATCCCACATCCTcaaggctgtcattgttggcCTTAGCTAGAGCGGAGGCATTACTGGCCAAGATTTGCAAGTTGTCCACTTTACTTCGAAGCCACTCCGTATCGGAGCGCGTCTGTCGGGCCGTCTGCTCGAGGCTCTGAAAATCATTGCGCATTTTCTGGATGGCCTGGCTGGTGTCATCCACCGAGCGCTGCA is a genomic window containing:
- the LOC108894990 gene encoding collectin-12 encodes the protein MKDDFADEEEVQSFGYKRFGIQEGTQCTKCKNEWALKTSIALLYVLCTLLTIAVAILGYKVVQRVDSVSEGIANYGGKIMAVETDLKKLDDQTGEKSENTTTEIQSFKNNIWTLQRQLSAVEERIHSDQVKLSQLQSIGSDIQSSQGSIQRLLDTNTVTLRSVNGTLQSYGIIIGGLQDDTARLQRELQQQVKLQNQALLSISSLNLTQAQQRGLIATLQRSVDDTSQAIQKMRNDFQSLEQTARQTRSDTEWLRSKVDNLQILASNASALAKANNDSLEDVGSQLTYMASQLQNTSSLADAHDQTLREIMDQQRDFGNLTSTKFDRLEVRLDETEQSMDRVTGNISFTTQLLGAININLNGLRTCSETVGRHSDFLLNLNNSVTDVRTDAASLRSQQEELAARLDKEVTNLSFVMEEMKLVDTKHSQLITNFTILQGPPGPRGPRGDKGPQGPPGQPGQKGEKGEKGGPGIRGPRGEQGIPGPPGLPGLKGIPGAPGSPGSKGSRGSGGRAGPPGAKGEPGTAGLPGRDGQPGPQGAQGPPGIRGSVGPAGEQGPRGLPGPVGPPGPPGPPGQPGIPYRGQVISMRPVSLQDEAVAPTLWAPGCPVDWVNYRDKCYFFSKDLHSFDDAKTTCEINSASLLIINDMEEQKWLKKQTFGKGYFWMGLTDREEENVWRWLDGTEPAFSKWKPGQPDNWGHGHEIGEDCAGLIHEGLWNDFFCEDLISYICEKEMETLRSPGS